The following coding sequences lie in one Lysobacter capsici genomic window:
- a CDS encoding HlyD family secretion protein — MSRAWWLLVLLAAAPALAAAPLRVDGEVYARRSSPLMPPSVERMWQFNITELATDGTPVKKGQTVIRFDSNDVIKQLTEKRSQLKEKQSELGKLDLELAERERSERLATAEAQSELEKAQRKTQQPVELIAGIEYRKLLVKRTQMERKMALARKREGLSAEQRRQERRLLSSELGQLQADVDRLQRSLAALNVIAPRDGLMMHRSNFEGEKYDVGSQVWVGQTVAEIPDMSTLAVRAELAERDLQRVAVGVPVRIVVEGGAGSVLSGKIASIGRAIRSKSQVQPVPVLDLDVQLDDPRAPLRPGQAVRVEIQPPSSGGAAARKASR; from the coding sequence ATGAGCCGTGCGTGGTGGTTGCTCGTGTTGCTCGCCGCCGCGCCGGCGCTCGCCGCTGCGCCGTTGCGCGTCGACGGCGAGGTGTACGCGCGGCGCAGCTCGCCGCTGATGCCGCCGAGCGTGGAGCGCATGTGGCAGTTCAACATCACCGAACTGGCCACCGACGGCACCCCGGTCAAGAAAGGCCAGACGGTGATCCGCTTCGACAGCAACGACGTGATCAAGCAGCTCACCGAAAAGCGCAGCCAGCTCAAGGAAAAACAGAGCGAGCTGGGCAAGCTCGACCTGGAGCTGGCCGAACGCGAGCGCAGCGAGCGCCTGGCCACCGCCGAGGCCCAGTCCGAACTGGAAAAGGCCCAGCGCAAGACCCAGCAGCCGGTCGAACTGATCGCCGGCATCGAGTACCGCAAGCTGCTGGTCAAGCGCACCCAGATGGAACGCAAGATGGCGCTGGCGCGCAAACGCGAAGGGCTGTCGGCCGAGCAGCGGCGCCAGGAACGGCGCCTGCTCAGTTCCGAACTCGGCCAGTTGCAGGCCGATGTCGATCGCCTGCAGCGTTCGCTCGCGGCCTTGAACGTGATCGCGCCGCGCGACGGATTGATGATGCATCGAAGCAATTTCGAAGGCGAAAAATACGATGTCGGCTCGCAGGTATGGGTCGGCCAGACGGTCGCGGAGATTCCCGACATGAGCACGCTCGCGGTGCGCGCCGAACTGGCCGAGCGCGATCTGCAGCGCGTCGCGGTCGGCGTGCCGGTGCGGATCGTGGTCGAAGGCGGCGCCGGCAGCGTGCTGAGCGGCAAGATCGCCTCGATCGGCCGCGCGATCCGCAGCAAATCGCAGGTGCAGCCGGTGCCGGTGCTGGACCTGGACGTGCAGCTCGACGACCCGCGCGCGCCGCTGCGACCGGGGCAGGCGGTGCGGGTCGAGATCCAGCCGCCGAGCAGCGGCGGCGCGGCCGCGCGGAAGGCGTCGCGATGA
- a CDS encoding efflux RND transporter periplasmic adaptor subunit, whose protein sequence is MKPMRFAVACRNTLRCGALLCLPAMLIACGGDVAPAATETIARAPLNLSVRGEGELKSAKSTPLNVPGRNWAARQVEWMLPEGSAVKKGDLIARFSAEQGKQELAQTLIDLQRNELARAAKQGELETTQSKVAVDLAQVAVQLGIAERYATADLSTMARNEVLDAVQDQRFLSEKRDTLQWQRGQAGVRGQAELGVLDAQRATFDIAAKARQSDLDALELRAPNDGVLMLSSNWSGDKPNVGATLRAGFDYGSLPDASAMELELSLPQIEAQGIQVGNAVEMFPVGRPEQKIVSQLSWVASAAKVRSQESPVKYLTMKARIPAEAIARYKLVPGQRLQARVILFDAAALSVANVAIDSDNGKDYVRVRNGADFLRRRIELGVRGPARSQVLSGLRAGDEVLLAEPGVVAAITAPGEPGEDANAAKPVTSDDAKPAPANAGPAVRR, encoded by the coding sequence ATGAAACCGATGCGATTCGCGGTGGCTTGTCGAAACACTCTGCGTTGCGGCGCGTTGCTGTGTCTGCCGGCGATGCTGATCGCCTGCGGCGGCGACGTCGCGCCGGCGGCGACCGAAACCATCGCCCGCGCGCCGCTGAACCTGAGCGTGCGCGGCGAAGGCGAACTCAAGTCGGCCAAGTCGACCCCACTCAACGTGCCCGGCCGCAACTGGGCCGCGCGCCAGGTCGAATGGATGCTGCCCGAGGGCAGCGCGGTCAAGAAGGGCGATCTGATCGCGCGCTTCTCGGCCGAACAGGGCAAGCAGGAACTGGCCCAGACCCTGATCGACCTGCAGCGCAACGAACTGGCGCGCGCGGCCAAGCAGGGCGAACTGGAAACCACGCAGAGCAAGGTCGCGGTCGACCTGGCCCAGGTCGCGGTGCAGCTCGGCATCGCCGAGCGCTACGCCACCGCCGACCTGAGCACGATGGCGCGCAACGAAGTGCTCGACGCGGTCCAGGACCAGCGCTTCCTCAGCGAGAAACGCGACACCCTGCAATGGCAGCGCGGCCAGGCCGGGGTGCGCGGCCAGGCCGAGCTCGGCGTGCTCGACGCGCAGCGCGCGACCTTCGACATCGCCGCCAAGGCGCGCCAGTCCGATCTGGACGCGCTGGAACTGCGCGCGCCCAACGACGGCGTGCTGATGCTGTCGAGCAACTGGTCCGGCGACAAACCCAACGTCGGCGCGACCCTGCGCGCCGGTTTCGATTACGGCAGCCTGCCCGACGCGTCGGCGATGGAACTGGAACTGAGCCTGCCGCAGATCGAAGCGCAGGGCATCCAGGTCGGCAATGCGGTGGAGATGTTCCCGGTCGGCCGGCCCGAGCAGAAGATCGTCAGCCAACTATCGTGGGTGGCCAGCGCGGCCAAGGTGCGCAGCCAGGAAAGCCCGGTGAAGTATCTGACGATGAAGGCGCGCATTCCGGCCGAAGCGATCGCGCGCTACAAACTGGTGCCGGGCCAGCGCCTGCAGGCGCGGGTGATCCTGTTCGACGCGGCGGCGCTGAGCGTGGCCAACGTGGCGATCGACAGCGACAACGGCAAGGACTACGTGCGGGTGCGCAACGGCGCCGATTTCCTGCGCCGCCGGATCGAACTGGGCGTGCGCGGACCGGCGCGATCGCAGGTGCTGTCGGGCCTGCGCGCGGGCGACGAGGTGCTGTTGGCCGAACCCGGCGTGGTCGCCGCGATCACCGCGCCGGGCGAACCGGGCGAGGACGCGAACGCGGCCAAACCGGTAACGTCCGACGACGCCAAGCCCGCTCCCGCCAACGCCGGCCCGGCGGTGCGCCGATGA
- a CDS encoding HlyD family secretion protein translates to MAALPAAAVVLTGEVRSVGGQTIYTPQSNSAPVAIRYFVPEGQPVKAGDVVLRIDPGQAGTQIPDLEAKIEQAHAKAAKELAELEVKAVDAEVALAEADAALATARIEAAIPRTLISALDYDRHQGELDKTSRESKLKREQLDAAQAAVARRKRDGDLEVGRLEVQRDYYRELLRQSEVRAQQDGIVVHGFNNNWIGGRIDEGSSTMPGSQAGAVVVDGGRVEVRAWALEPDRRGLRVGQDVQLSFDALPQQRVQGRIRNIAGAPDRKSEWGEGRYFTVDIDLPPAHGLRLLPGMSVRVTAATPPAPAAAATGATARSGAAR, encoded by the coding sequence ATGGCGGCGCTGCCGGCCGCGGCGGTGGTGCTGACCGGCGAAGTGCGCTCGGTCGGCGGCCAGACCATCTATACCCCGCAGTCCAACAGCGCGCCGGTCGCGATCCGCTATTTCGTGCCCGAAGGCCAGCCGGTCAAGGCCGGCGACGTGGTGCTGCGGATCGATCCGGGCCAGGCCGGCACCCAGATTCCCGACCTGGAAGCGAAGATCGAGCAGGCCCACGCCAAGGCCGCCAAGGAACTGGCCGAGCTGGAGGTCAAGGCGGTCGACGCCGAGGTCGCGCTCGCCGAGGCCGATGCGGCGCTGGCCACGGCCAGGATCGAAGCGGCGATTCCCCGCACCCTGATCTCGGCGCTGGACTACGACCGCCACCAGGGCGAACTCGACAAGACCAGCCGCGAGAGCAAGCTCAAGCGCGAACAGCTCGACGCCGCGCAGGCCGCGGTCGCCCGGCGCAAGCGCGACGGCGACCTGGAAGTCGGCAGGCTGGAAGTGCAGCGCGACTACTACCGCGAACTGCTGCGCCAGTCCGAGGTGCGCGCGCAGCAAGACGGCATCGTCGTCCACGGCTTCAACAACAACTGGATCGGCGGGCGCATCGACGAAGGCAGTTCGACCATGCCCGGCAGCCAGGCCGGCGCGGTGGTGGTCGACGGCGGCCGCGTGGAAGTGCGCGCGTGGGCGCTGGAACCCGACCGGCGCGGCCTGCGCGTGGGCCAGGACGTGCAGCTGAGTTTCGATGCCTTGCCGCAGCAGCGCGTGCAGGGCCGCATCCGCAACATCGCCGGCGCGCCGGATCGCAAGTCCGAATGGGGCGAAGGCCGTTACTTCACCGTCGACATCGATCTGCCGCCCGCGCACGGCTTGCGCCTGTTGCCGGGCATGAGCGTGCGGGTGACCGCGGCCACGCCGCCTGCGCCGGCCGCCGCCGCGACGGGCGCGACGGCACGCAGCGGAGCGGCGCGATGA